From the Lactuca sativa cultivar Salinas chromosome 9, Lsat_Salinas_v11, whole genome shotgun sequence genome, the window CCGTAATAACCGGTTTTCACGGAAACAATTTAGACTCGATCAAAACAGACGTTTCTCCGTACGGAATCGGAAATGTTTCGAGGGGAATCACTGATTCCAAGTACCTAAAATCCGCACAAGAATTGCTCAATGAGATCGTTAACGTCGGAAAAGCTCTAAAACAACAAAACTCACGAAAGGAATCCACCGATGACTCGAAAGGAATCGATGATGAATCGAAGAACATTATTTCTCcaaatcaagaattaaacgaaCTCTCAGCTAATGAAAAACAAGATTTGCAAAATAAAACAACAAAATTAATCGCGATGTTGGATGAGGTTGATAGAAGGTACAAGCAATACTATCATCAAATGCAGATCGTTGTATCTGCATTTGATGTGATTGCTGGATGTGGGGCCGCTAGGCCCTACACATCACTTGCTTTGCAGACAATTTCGCGCCATTTTCGTTGTTTGCGAGACGCGATAAATAACCAAATAAAAGCGGCTCAAAGAAGCCTCGGGGAGACTGATTCCGCCGGAAACGGGAAAGGAATTGGGAtttccagacttcggtttgtGGATCAACAACTTAGGCAACAACGAGCTCTTCAACAGCTTGGAATGATACAACAACATACTTGGAGACCACAACGAGGCCTTCCGGAAACTTCTGTGTCGGTTCTTCGTGCTTGGTTGTTTGAGCATTTTCTTCATCCGTAATCACTGATTCCCATCATTTTTATACtactttttttttgtaattatgttttaatttatattatttactTTATTTGTTCAGGTATCCTAAAGATTCAGACAAAATCATGCTAGCAAGACAGACAGGTTTGACTAGAAGTCAGGTAAATTACCATATACTTGATGTggcaatgtattttcatatatttgTGTATTACAGCATCCTACTTTTGTTTCTTTCTATTACGGCACTAAAGTTCCATTGGGGATTCCGATTCTGATTCCTATCCCGATACCATTGTTTCCTAATGGAATGTGTAATGGGCAGGtttcaaactggtttataaaTGCGAGAGTTCGTCTATGGAAGCCGATGGTGGAGGAAATGTACAAAGAGGAAGCTGGAGAAGCCGGAatggaatcaaactcatcatcggAAATCGCACCCAAACATGCAAAAAGAGATCGGAATCCTTCCGATGATCAAGGAGAAACCGAAGCCTCCAAATTAACAAATCAAGACATGGTGGGAACAAGCAATGAATCAGATTTCCAAAACATGATGGTTAACAGAGGTGAACACGAGCGGCTCATGGCGGCGGCATATCAGATTCCGGGAAGGTTTGGAAATGGAAatgtaggtggtggtggtggtggtggtggtggtgtgggTGGGGTGTCGCTCACATTAGGGTTACAGCACTGTGAAGATGGTAGCTTACAACCAATGGCTTCCAACCATCATCATAgctttggtggtggtggtggtggtgtgtaTGATGCTGGCGGTGGTTCATCGGTGGGGCCAGAGacggttgactttgactgtgtGGATTCAGGTAACCAACGACAAAGATTTGGATCGTCTCACTTGTTACATGATTTTGTAGCATgagttattaaaaaaaatcttgaTCTGTTATGAAACAGAAACTATATATTTGTATAATTGTAAAGATAAGATGcatatatttttcttttcttttgcttTAGTAATAATGTAGATTTGACTTGTATACTGTCATTTCTTACAATTTGATGGCCAAGAATAAGTCTAAAAAGATTGTATCAACTTTTAAAATACTCGATACTATTTTGATTTTATCCCCTTAATTATATCAACttttaaatctttatttttttttctttgactaATTAATGTAATTTAcagaatacacacacacacacaaaaaaaaaaaaaaaaaaaaaagaatatttttatataaaaaatatcaaTAAAAAGCATGTGTCCGTCCGATTAAAATGACACTAATATCAAATATCAAACCAATCATATAATATTTTTAcatcttttatttttataactacaTACTTAGTAGTGCTATCgtcttttatatatttaaatatttaatgtaaagtagtttatttttattcttttgagAAATATGACATATGTGTTTAGAAGACGACAAATTAGATGAGGGGTCTTTATAAAAGGTTATGCATTGAAGCAAAGATCggttatatacttttgaaaaagattttgaaaaggttATGCAATGGAGAAAGTTTATGATAATGGGATTTTGCCATTTTCGTTAGTGGAAAGCGACATAAATATTAAATCGTTGAATTGGCTATGCATTATCATCCATACACACATGATGCATAATATACTTTGCAAGTTGAAGTTGTTGAATATTGTTAATTTTATCATGATATATTTTGCAAATAGTTTAATATTTGTTTGTAATTGTATTAAACCAAAATGATACGTCCCTCTCTAATTTCTTTAACtagaaaatataaagttgttatATCAAAATTAGGAGGCAATCATACATTTACCAAGGAAATCAGATTGTTTTATACCTACCAAATACATTGCATATCCATAAGACATGATATAATAGCAAAAAAAAGATCAGAATCCAAGAATATCACATCTagtaaatattaatttttttttaaaaaaaaaaaaaagatttttaccTAAAGCCAACCAACCACAAAAAAGTAGCTTCTAATTTAGAGAAATATCAACATGGTTCTCCTCACCACCCATCATGatctacatataacacataagaaACCAAAATTAACACCAATGAATACCAATATTGTTCAGAGACAAAATTAAGTGTAAGTTACATTTTGGTCCCCAGTTATAGCTAATCTTTGAAATTTTGGTCCCCCAAGAAGTTTtctcttgcaattttggtccttatttgaggtttttgtaatgttttttggTCCTCCTCCAGGTAAAATGACTATATTACTCTATTCtgtttttttataattgttatttgaGCACCATAAACATTACAAAAACCTCAAATAAGAACCAAATTGCAAGAGAAATCATTTTGGGGACAAAATtgaaaaacataagctatactcaGGGACCAAATATGTAATCTTGCTAACTTAAAAAGTTTTCTTATGTCCCAAAAAGTTATCTTTCAGTTTGGGTCCTAACATGAGGTTCTTGTAAAGTTTATGGTCTTCTTCCAAGTAAAattactattttacccttttcatttttttataagtATTTGTCATTAACGGACCATTTATGTTGCAAAAACCTCAAATAATGACCAAATTGCAAGAGaactttttgggaccaaaattgcaaaaatcagctATAACTAACCTAAAAAGTTCTCATTTAATCCCAAAAAGTTTTCTCTTTCAACTTAGGCCCTAATATGAGGTTGTTGTACAGTTTTTGGTCCTCTTCCAAGtaaaaaatgactattttacccttttcaaTTTTTTACAAATATTTGTTGTTTAAGGACCATCAATGTTGCAAAAACCTCAAATCACAACCAAACTGCATGAGAACttcttgggaccaaaattgcaaaaatcagctatactcaaggaccaaaaatgcaatcAACTCAAAAATCAATTTTACTAACCTTTTATACAATGCAGTAACATCTTCATTCAACCAAGAAGTTTCAAGAAACTCATCCCCACAATCTTTAACATCAATCATctccatttcaaactcatgatGCCCACAATATTCATTCCACTCAAACCACATTTTAGAAATAGACTCCTTTTTAAAACAAGTGGTATGATCTTCTTCTTCAGGTGAATTTGCAGCAATCAGTCTATAAGTATAAACCTTCCTTAGCTGCCCGGGTCTAAAAGCCCGCCCGATTGCTTGTCGGGTAACCGAAGGGTTCAAATGAACATCCAAAATTATAATTCTTGAAGCTCCAACTAAAGATATTCCTTCTCCACATGCTTTAATTGATCCAAAAAACACTTTTGCTTCACTAGAATTGTTGAATTGATCCATTGCTATTTCTCGTTCATCGTTATCGTGGTCCCCAGTTATCATGAAAATCTGCTTTCCTAAAGTCCACCCTTTGACTTTCGTGGTCAACCTTAGCAAGAACTTTAAGGGCAAAAGATATTGACCAAAAACTAGAAGCTTTTCGCCTTTGGATTCACATAGGCGAAGTAGGTTGAGGAAAAATTTCGCTTTTACCCCTTCTCTTTCGTTTATATTCTCCAAAAGCTCATCGATTTTGTGGACATTGTCATCGAGTTtttctttgtttatgttttttgcTAAACTTTTTAAATCAGGGTGGACATATATCGCGCTTCCATCTGAGCTTATTTTGAATTTTCTTGCTAGTTTTTTTAATTCTGAAACTTCCCTCTTTTGCCTAGGGCTAAGGTTTAAAAAGACAGAAAAGTCCATATGCCCAGGTAAATCCAAGAAATCACCTTTGTAGTAATGAAGGACTTTACTTGTCATTTCGCGTAAATCCTCAATAACTGTGACTTTTCTCTTGAAATTTTCATCTTTAAGTAAAGTATGTTCAACCAATTCATAAAACTCATTATCAGTGCTCTTTTTCAAAAGATTTCTCCTGCTTTCAATCGGAACCCTACTCAAGATTCTTCTTTTTATCATCTTGGGATCTTCAAGTTTTAAAAACTTAGGGCGAACAAGATTCAAAATATTGAAAACTTCCCTCACATGATTTTGATAAAGGGTACCTGAAAGTACAACCTTTCTTTTGGTTTCGACTTTTTCAAGTGAAGTCAACACATCTGTGTCTTGGTTTCTTGGAGTATGGCCTTCATCTAAGATGAGAATCGTGGGGCATTTTAGTAAAATCTCTTGACAAGTAAGGGAAATGGAGCCTCTATCGTTGTCACAAACAATTGTGGAAAACTGTTTGTATCCTAAAAACAAAATGGATCTTTGATTTGTCCATTGTTTTAGGACTTCAAGTTGTTGGGCCCTACCATCTGCTTTTAAAGAATAAAAATCAAACACTGGAATGTCTTCAACTTGCCATTTATGAATTTCTTTCTTCCATGTTGCTAGAATTCCTCTAGGAAGAACCACTAATGGTCTTGCATCTGGATCTTTTGCCATGTAACTTTGAATGAAACTGATAAGCAAAAAGGTTTTACCAGATCCTGGTGCGTGGGCCAGGATGCATCCACCTGGCTTTTCAGAAACTAAATTGCTTAAAAGAAAATTAAAGCCTTCAACTTGATGTGGTTTCATTTCTTTTTTATGACTCGGGTGAGCTGTTATTGCTGCATCTCCCATTGAGAAATCTTTTCCTGGTAATTTCACTCCATCAAGAACAACGCCACCTGGCGCCCCTTTGTCAGATCGCCCATCGTAATAAT encodes:
- the LOC111918258 gene encoding BEL1-like homeodomain protein 7, producing the protein MSTYIPSSENARDSAPMLYLREPLQDSYPSETPILAGNVMMYMNFSSASTGGGEFSGTLAGASQQPNSCTDIPNIGVHDSNVVSHQEFLSSMGESWRDGRNHEMMLMDQMGSRNLQQGQGQGLSLSLSSHIQPTGIQFHSGDYRNPNIFFRPESSSVITGFHGNNLDSIKTDVSPYGIGNVSRGITDSKYLKSAQELLNEIVNVGKALKQQNSRKESTDDSKGIDDESKNIISPNQELNELSANEKQDLQNKTTKLIAMLDEVDRRYKQYYHQMQIVVSAFDVIAGCGAARPYTSLALQTISRHFRCLRDAINNQIKAAQRSLGETDSAGNGKGIGISRLRFVDQQLRQQRALQQLGMIQQHTWRPQRGLPETSVSVLRAWLFEHFLHPYPKDSDKIMLARQTGLTRSQVSNWFINARVRLWKPMVEEMYKEEAGEAGMESNSSSEIAPKHAKRDRNPSDDQGETEASKLTNQDMVGTSNESDFQNMMVNRGEHERLMAAAYQIPGRFGNGNVGGGGGGGGGVGGVSLTLGLQHCEDGSLQPMASNHHHSFGGGGGGVYDAGGGSSVGPETVDFDCVDSGNQRQRFGSSHLLHDFVA
- the LOC111918195 gene encoding protein CHROMATIN REMODELING 35, producing the protein MDVEDRMNTHYSTSFKPSEIIKGQMSNGEEIISPNPLYTKRTFDAKKQKKTIDYNDPFDVRNFVASFDSPKYGSVTKDIENILSLRKQTLMPCFRRYPSLGADLMDTYPVKEAPFPNPVKEVSVANHVRDVVMFDDAMGMGHDTNAPDSVVIIGSDDDEPTSARPFQPYRDIVLNKPEGQFSMKQFLEGDYGQGQASVGKGGGGGGGGGGGGGRGVGVGGGSGSGNVNGGGGGKGRGRPRGKGKGGKGEREGVEEGNTITDIVVESKDEKEKNNDNDVEVEKKKHFKGVYVGVDSDSDVEESNSQSEADFDGLADIWQEMNVGLESSKDPDMAFPSIQHQKEEEEEQECDHSFILKEDIGYVCRVCGVVDRSIESIIEFQRPKASKSTRTYYYDGRSDKGAPGGVVLDGVKLPGKDFSMGDAAITAHPSHKKEMKPHQVEGFNFLLSNLVSEKPGGCILAHAPGSGKTFLLISFIQSYMAKDPDARPLVVLPRGILATWKKEIHKWQVEDIPVFDFYSLKADGRAQQLEVLKQWTNQRSILFLGYKQFSTIVCDNDRGSISLTCQEILLKCPTILILDEGHTPRNQDTDVLTSLEKVETKRKVVLSGTLYQNHVREVFNILNLVRPKFLKLEDPKMIKRRILSRVPIESRRNLLKKSTDNEFYELVEHTLLKDENFKRKVTVIEDLREMTSKVLHYYKGDFLDLPGHMDFSVFLNLSPRQKREVSELKKLARKFKISSDGSAIYVHPDLKSLAKNINKEKLDDNVHKIDELLENINEREGVKAKFFLNLLRLCESKGEKLLVFGQYLLPLKFLLRLTTKVKGWTLGKQIFMITGDHDNDEREIAMDQFNNSSEAKVFFGSIKACGEGISLVGASRIIILDVHLNPSVTRQAIGRAFRPGQLRKVYTYRLIAANSPEEEDHTTCFKKESISKMWFEWNEYCGHHEFEMEMIDVKDCGDEFLETSWLNEDVTALYKRS